The Amycolatopsis coloradensis sequence ATGAGGCCAGCTTGCTGGTCGTGCGCGGGACACGCAGCGCGCCGAGGCTTTCGGCACGGGTCCGGCCGAGGAGCGCCACCAGTTCGGGGGACACGCCCGCCGGGTGGGCGCCGGTCACCCTGGCCGGGTACAGCAGCACCGGCGGCAGCGCCGGATCGATGAACGTGACCGGCGTGTTGGCGCAGAACCGGCTCGGGATCAAGGTCAGCCCCCGGCCGTCGAGATGGACGGTCCGTTCCCGTGGGTACGCGATCTCCAGCACCTCGCCGTCCCAGCCGCGGACGCCGGGGATGCCGCGCATCATCGCCCCCGCCCCCTCGGTGGCCAGCGTGCGGACCCGCCGTGCCCGGTCGGCGGCGACGGTCTCGCGCATGCTGTGCCAGAACGGCTCGATCACCAAGCCGTACGCGTCCCGCAGCGCGCCGACGACCCCGCTGACCTCCTCACGATCACCGTCGGCGAGCCGTTTCACCCAGGGCGGTGCGGCACCGGTGAACACGGTCCGGAGATCGGCGCGCAACCGCCCGCGAGGCGTGCACGCCACCGCCTCGAGCCCGCTTTCGAAGGAACCCGCCGAGGTGGGCGGGGTCAGGAAGTCGGGAAAGTTGCCCTTCGGTGGAACCAGCGTGAACAAGGTCTTCAGCGATCGTGCCGCTTCTTCGTTCTGGCGCAGGTTCAGCCGGACCTGCTGCCGCCAGGCCGACGGGCGATCCTCCCTCAGCTGATGCGAACCGAGGACCAGTTCCCACAGCGGGTCGGGTGCTTCGGCTATCCGGATCCCCTGGAGATCCTTCCGATCGAAGATCATGCGCAGAGTCATGCCCAGTCCCCCTCAAGACGGCATTTTCTTCTCCGCCGGTAACTCAAACGTGCCGGACATGCCGAGACAAGCCATTCGGCCCAATCCGGGAGGGTGGGACGGAAACCCGGCGCCGACCTGCGGAGACACCGGCGCGTGGGACGACCATCGGGAGGTCTCACGCCGGGGATGTTTTCGCTGGGACGAAAAGGTGTGTCCCGTCGCTGGGTCCATCGGTGACGCTTAGTAGGCGCCACGCGGGGAGGGATCCATGGCAGGGGGAGGACACGGCCGGGCCTTGGCGGAACTGCTCGAAGAGCTGAAACGGCGTAGCGGCCACAGCTACGAACGGATCGGCGTCAAGGCACATCTGAGCCGTTCGACCGTTCACCGCTACTGCAGCGGTGCCAGTGTCCCGGCCGCTTTCGGGCCGCTGGAACGGATCGCGACGGCCTGCGATGCGGGGCGCGACGAACTGTCGGCGCTCTTCCGGTTGTGGGAACGTGCGGACGCGGCAAGGGGATGTCGCGTCCGCGCCTCCCGCGCCCGATCCGGTGCCGGAGCCCAGAGCGCGGCACCGGATCGGATGGTGGCCGCTGGTGGCCTCGCTCGCCATGGTCACCCTGGTCGGGGCGAGCGCCGTGCCCGCGGCGGAACCGGTCGCGCGGACGGTCCACCCCCCGATGTGGACGGACCTCCCTGCCCCGGTGGGCGAAGAGTTCTTCGGGGTGACCGCGAACAGCGAGACGGGGCTGATGCCGTCGTTCGGCGCCGGGGCCGTCCGGCTCTGGGATTCGGGAACCCGCTGGCAGAACCTGGAACCGCGGCGTGGCAGGCCGGAATGGTCCACTTTGGACAGAATGGTCGACGGCGCGGGCCGGGCAGGGCTCCCGGTGCTGTTCGTCTTCGGCGGCACACCCGGCTGGGCGGCGCCTGGCGGACCGCCGTCGGCCTACCCGGACGGCTCCCGCGCGGCGGCGCCCGACGACCTCGCGGACTGGGACACGTTCGTCGGGAAGGTGGTCGAGCGGTACCGCGGCCGGATCGAGTCCTACGAACTGTGGGACATGGCCAACCACCCCAAGTACTTCACCGGTCCGGTCGAACGGCTGGTGGAGATGGTCCGGCGGGCGAGCCGGATCATCAAGGCGGGTGGTCCCGGCGCCGTGGTGGTCTGCCCGTCGATGGGGCAGCTCGGTGACCCCGCGGCCCGGCGGACCCTGGAACGGTTCGGCGAACTCCGCGGCTACGAAAGCTGCGACGCCGCGGCCGTCAAGCTGCATCCGGGCAGGATGGCGGATCCGCCCGAGACCATGCTCGCCATCGCGGACGAGGTCGAGCGGAGTTCCACCGCGCCAACGGGCACGCGAACCTGTGGAGCACCGGCACCGATTTCGACGTCCCGCTGCAACCGCCGGTCGAGCCCGCGCTCGCCGCGGACTACGCCGCCCGCTTCTACCTGACCGGGCTCTATGCGCGGTTCAAGCGGATGTACTTCTACAACTGGGGAAGCGACCGCGTGCCGATCGTGCTGCAGCCGGTGGGCGGGCCGGGTCGCCGGAGAACCTGTGGCGATGCCGGTTCGAGCGGGACGGCGAGGAGTTCCGGATCGCGTGGGCGCCCGCAGGCACCGCGCGCCTTCCCGCCCCTGGCACGGTGGAACTCCTGGACGGGACGCGGCCGGAGACCGGGCCGGGCTCCGTCGAGGTCACCGGCAGCCCGGCGCTGTTCAAGCCCTAGGTCCAGGTGGTCGTGAGTGGCGATTCGGGTTCTATTGAGGGGAAGGTCAGATGTGGCGTGCTGCGTGCTGGAGGCCCGGCCTGCCGGGCTGATCGCGACCCCACTGTCTACAAGGGACACAAAGACCCCCCGCGTGCCCGATTTGGGCGCTTTGTGCGGGGGGTGTGAGTGGCAATGATCGTTCTAACCGTCTTTGCCGCTCGCGACCTCGGCAAGAAGCGGGCATCATGACATCAATCGGGCGCACAATCGGCGTGAAGCGTCCCAGGTGGACACTTCACGCCGGAGTCGGCCGGCAAGTCAGTCCGGAACCCTGTTGTCCAGGGCGGTGATCTCATCACGAAGTCGGCGAAGACGGCCCGCGTGACAGGGAGTCGATCACGCCACGTTTGCCCTTCCCCTCAATAACCCGAATCGCCACTCACGCCCCGGCGAGGTAGTCCTCGATGGCCTTCGCGATGACGGCGGCGTACTGCTGACGTCCTTCTTCGCTCGCCATCGCCGCGGCTTCGGCGGCGTTGCGCATGTTCCCGCATTCGACGAGCGCGGCGGGCCGCGTCGAGAGGTTGAGCCCCCCGAGGTCGGCGCGCGGGGCGAGCCCGTTCGACCCGAGGTACGTCGACGTCGGGAAGCCGCCCGCGCGGAGTCCGTCCCGCAACGCCGTCGCGAGTTTCATCGAGGGCTCGCCCTGCTGGGCGTTCAGCGGCGGTGCCGAGTAGGCGACGTGGAAACCGTGCGCCCCGGCGGAATTCGAGCCGTCCGCGTGGATCGATACGACCGCGTCCGCCTGCGCGTCGTTCCCGATCGCGGCGCGTTCGTCGACGCACGGCCCGACCCCGGTGTCGTTCTGCCGGGTAAGGACGACGCGGATTCCCTTGGCCGTCAACGCCTGCGAGATCCGCTGCGAGACGTCCCAGGTGAACGCGTGCTCGGAATAGCCGGAGTTCGTCGACGTTCCGGTGGTGTTGCACGGTTTCGTCTTGCCGCGCCCCGCCGGGACCTGCCTGTTGATCTCGCCCGGCTTGCCGGAGTTCCCGCCGTTGTGACCGGGATCGAGCACGACGACCTTGCCCGTTTTCGGCTGCTGCGTGCTCGGAGGCGGCGGCGCGCTCGAAGACGGCGGCGTGCTCGTCGTGGGACTCGGCTGCGGAAGGGTGGTGAAGACCGTCGTGGTGCCGGGCGGGGCCGGACTCGACGGCGATGACGCGGGGGTGTCCACCCCGCACGCCGTGAACAGCGTCAATCCGATCGCCACCACAAGGCCCAGCCGTCGTCGCACGGCGCCCACGGTGCCACACACGTGACGGCTAGGCTGGTAGGCGGCACGGGATTTTCCAGGAGAGGACCGATCGGATCATGGTGCAACCCGGTGGCGGCTTCGACCTGTCGCAGATCATGCAACAGGCCCAGCAGATGCAGCAGAAGCTGGTCGAGGCCCAGGAAGAGCTGGCCAACACGGAGGTGACCGGTACTTCCGGCGGCGGCCTGGTCACCGCGACCGTGTCCGGCGACAGCCAGCTCAAGTCGCTGTCCATCGACCCCAAGGTGGTCGACCCCGACGATGTCGAGACCCTGTCCGACCTGGTCGTCGCGGCCGTGCGGGACGCTTCGGCCAACGCGCAGAAGCTGACCGAGCAGAAGCTCGGCCCGCTCGCCGGCGGCCTCGGTGGCGGGATGCCCGACCTCGGCGGCTTCCCCGGGCTCGGCGGCTAGCTTGTACGAGGGTGTCGTCCAGGATCTGATCGACGAACTCGGGCGGTTGCCCGGCGTCGGTCCCAAGAGCGCGCAGCGGATCGCCTTCCACCTGCTGGCCGCCGATCCCGCGGATATCGCGCGCCTGCAGGAAGTGCTCGGCAAGGTCAAGGAAGGCGTGCAGTTCTGCGAGGTCTGCGGCAACGTCTCGGAGCAGGAGACCTGCCGGATCTGCCGCGACACCCGCCGCGATCTCACGGTCATCTGCGTGGTCGAGGAGCCGAAGGACGTGCTCGCCGTCGAACGGACGCGCGAGTTCAAGGGCCGCTACCACGTGCTCGGCGGCGCGCTGGACCCGTTGTCCGGCATCGGGCCGGAGCAGCTGCGCATGCGGGAGCTGCTCGCGCGGATCGGTGGCGCGGAGATCAGCGAGATCATCATCGCGACCGACCCGAACACCGAAGGCGAGGCCACCGCGACGTACCTCGTGCGGATGCTGCGCGACTTCCCCGGCCTGACCGTGACGCGGCTGGCGTCCGGTCTGCCGATGGGCGGTGACCTGGAGTTCGCGGACGAGCTGACGCTGGGGCGCGCCCTCTCCGGCCGGCGGGCTCTCTAGTCCCTAGCGCGTGAAGCCCCCTTCCCTCGGGTCAGCGCGGTGGCAGGACATGAACCGGACAGGCTGGNACCTGCGCAAAGTCGTCCTCGCC is a genomic window containing:
- a CDS encoding helix-turn-helix transcriptional regulator, with protein sequence MTLRMIFDRKDLQGIRIAEAPDPLWELVLGSHQLREDRPSAWRQQVRLNLRQNEEAARSLKTLFTLVPPKGNFPDFLTPPTSAGSFESGLEAVACTPRGRLRADLRTVFTGAAPPWVKRLADGDREEVSGVVGALRDAYGLVIEPFWHSMRETVAADRARRVRTLATEGAGAMMRGIPGVRGWDGEVLEIAYPRERTVHLDGRGLTLIPSRFCANTPVTFIDPALPPVLLYPARVTGAHPAGVSPELVALLGRTRAESLGALRVPRTTSKLASCLGTSIGTASKQAAVLREAGLVTSARQGSAILHHLTRLGTALLARELHEGTAP
- the recR gene encoding recombination mediator RecR, encoding MYEGVVQDLIDELGRLPGVGPKSAQRIAFHLLAADPADIARLQEVLGKVKEGVQFCEVCGNVSEQETCRICRDTRRDLTVICVVEEPKDVLAVERTREFKGRYHVLGGALDPLSGIGPEQLRMRELLARIGGAEISEIIIATDPNTEGEATATYLVRMLRDFPGLTVTRLASGLPMGGDLEFADELTLGRALSGRRAL
- a CDS encoding YbaB/EbfC family nucleoid-associated protein, translated to MVQPGGGFDLSQIMQQAQQMQQKLVEAQEELANTEVTGTSGGGLVTATVSGDSQLKSLSIDPKVVDPDDVETLSDLVVAAVRDASANAQKLTEQKLGPLAGGLGGGMPDLGGFPGLGG
- a CDS encoding N-acetylmuramoyl-L-alanine amidase, whose protein sequence is MGAVRRRLGLVVAIGLTLFTACGVDTPASSPSSPAPPGTTTVFTTLPQPSPTTSTPPSSSAPPPPSTQQPKTGKVVVLDPGHNGGNSGKPGEINRQVPAGRGKTKPCNTTGTSTNSGYSEHAFTWDVSQRISQALTAKGIRVVLTRQNDTGVGPCVDERAAIGNDAQADAVVSIHADGSNSAGAHGFHVAYSAPPLNAQQGEPSMKLATALRDGLRAGGFPTSTYLGSNGLAPRADLGGLNLSTRPAALVECGNMRNAAEAAAMASEEGRQQYAAVIAKAIEDYLAGA